From Halostagnicola kamekurae, the proteins below share one genomic window:
- a CDS encoding metal-dependent hydrolase translates to MGGTSISGRAITVQNRRGTYAVRTHIHDDVFLGHALLAFALATLVADWRGWPARRALSLGVVAGAFAAIPDIDVAYAAVAIDFGALSAESVARPSTFWDATRGVHRAMTHSLVVSLLAGPAFGLWTLSKPHSPRVRAVGRTGSAVALAGLVGVAFLVSGPLGGIVMGLFVVAGVSVAAASRFATDFSARTIGLAATAGLLSHPWGDLVTGEPPQLFYPLSVRVFDGRVMLHDDATAHLLGAFALELAVVWLAAVAVARVTDRSLPRLVDRRASAGLAYGVAAVVMTPPTLEVSYHFVFSILAVGLVCAGFSAVSDLSWGATTLRHRARSVALERRWSGPTADGHIPSLGVALTALTGITAALGGYATVYAAAIVVAA, encoded by the coding sequence ATGGGAGGGACGTCTATCTCGGGGCGTGCTATCACGGTTCAAAATCGGCGAGGAACTTATGCCGTCCGCACGCATATTCACGACGACGTGTTCCTCGGACACGCGCTGCTGGCGTTCGCCCTCGCCACGCTGGTTGCCGACTGGCGAGGATGGCCGGCCCGCCGCGCGCTTTCGCTCGGAGTAGTCGCGGGAGCCTTCGCCGCGATTCCTGACATTGACGTCGCGTACGCCGCCGTAGCGATCGATTTCGGCGCGCTGTCCGCCGAGTCGGTCGCCCGACCGAGTACGTTCTGGGACGCCACTCGAGGCGTCCATCGGGCGATGACCCACTCGCTCGTCGTCTCCCTGCTCGCCGGCCCCGCGTTCGGGCTCTGGACCCTCTCGAAACCGCACTCGCCGCGGGTCCGGGCCGTCGGTCGGACGGGTAGTGCCGTCGCACTCGCCGGACTCGTCGGCGTCGCGTTCCTCGTAAGCGGTCCGCTGGGCGGTATCGTGATGGGACTGTTCGTCGTCGCCGGCGTCAGTGTCGCCGCGGCGTCCCGATTCGCGACGGACTTCTCGGCCCGGACGATCGGACTCGCCGCCACCGCAGGACTGCTCTCGCACCCGTGGGGCGACCTGGTAACGGGCGAACCGCCGCAGTTGTTCTATCCGCTCTCCGTTCGGGTGTTTGACGGCCGGGTGATGCTCCACGACGACGCGACTGCTCACCTGCTCGGCGCGTTCGCACTCGAGTTGGCGGTCGTCTGGCTCGCGGCCGTCGCCGTCGCTCGCGTCACCGACCGCTCGCTGCCGAGACTGGTCGATCGACGCGCGAGCGCCGGTCTCGCCTACGGCGTCGCGGCGGTCGTGATGACGCCGCCGACGCTCGAGGTCTCGTATCACTTCGTGTTCTCGATTCTGGCAGTTGGGTTGGTCTGTGCCGGGTTCTCGGCCGTGTCGGATCTCTCGTGGGGGGCGACGACTCTGCGACATCGTGCACGATCGGTGGCGCTCGAGCGGCGCTGGAGCGGACCGACCGCCGACGGTCACATACCGTCACTCGGCGTCGCACTCACCGCACTCACCGGGATTACCGCGGCCCTCGGCGGATACGCGACCGTGTATGCCGCTGCTATCGTCGTAGCGGCCTGA
- a CDS encoding arsenate-mycothiol transferase ArsC, with protein MSKETTRIAFVCVQNAGRSQMASAFGERERNVRELAESIEITTGGTQPADSVHEEVVEVMQEKDIDLRTRTPREITHTDLQDCEYVITMGCSAEGVCPATWSGENRDWGLADPHGKDLGTVREIRDEIEIRVDSLFNEITGEQQTDN; from the coding sequence ATGAGTAAGGAAACTACACGTATCGCGTTCGTCTGTGTGCAGAACGCTGGACGTTCGCAGATGGCGTCTGCTTTCGGTGAGCGCGAGCGGAACGTCCGAGAGTTAGCCGAGTCCATCGAGATCACAACTGGTGGCACGCAGCCAGCCGATTCCGTCCACGAGGAAGTGGTTGAGGTTATGCAAGAGAAAGATATCGACCTCCGTACTCGAACGCCTCGAGAGATCACACACACCGATCTCCAAGACTGTGAATACGTAATTACAATGGGGTGTTCTGCAGAAGGAGTCTGTCCAGCCACATGGAGCGGTGAAAACCGTGATTGGGGGCTTGCTGACCCCCACGGAAAGGACCTCGGGACGGTACGGGAGATCCGCGATGAAATCGAGATCAGGGTCGATTCTCTGTTCAACGAAATAACTGGTGAACAACAGACCGATAACTAA
- a CDS encoding glycosyltransferase, with translation MDDPHGKNPTNARDPSLGFVIPAYDPDVDILTTYIEDIRDTLSPSTVRVEIDAPTESTVGRLESVADEVNAADARRGKGKAIADGFDALSTDVLAFADADGSVPARSMETVVERIQNGTAAVSIGSRRHPDSRIVSHQTTGRRILGDAFAFVARKLLTTTCYDYQCGAKAVRADAWREIRERCQKEGFAWDLEFVSVAGSLGYDIAEVPVEWNDRPDSTVHPFWTTVELAVAVCSIRYRSQVDGRDATATNRQPTTASTVYYPENDER, from the coding sequence ATGGACGATCCGCACGGGAAGAACCCAACGAACGCCCGAGATCCATCGCTCGGCTTCGTCATCCCGGCATACGACCCCGACGTGGATATCTTGACGACGTATATCGAAGATATTCGCGATACGCTCTCCCCCTCGACCGTACGCGTCGAGATCGACGCCCCCACCGAATCGACGGTCGGTCGGCTCGAGTCCGTCGCCGACGAGGTCAACGCCGCGGACGCGCGACGCGGGAAAGGCAAAGCGATCGCGGACGGCTTCGATGCCCTCTCGACCGACGTTCTCGCGTTCGCCGATGCCGACGGCTCCGTCCCCGCTCGCTCGATGGAGACCGTCGTCGAGCGCATTCAAAACGGGACCGCGGCGGTGAGTATCGGTTCCCGCCGCCACCCGGACTCGCGGATCGTCAGCCACCAGACGACCGGTCGTCGGATTCTGGGGGACGCCTTCGCGTTCGTGGCCAGAAAGCTACTCACGACGACCTGTTATGACTACCAGTGCGGAGCGAAAGCGGTCCGGGCCGACGCGTGGCGGGAGATCCGCGAGCGCTGTCAGAAGGAGGGATTCGCGTGGGATCTCGAGTTCGTTTCGGTCGCCGGCTCGCTCGGGTACGACATCGCCGAGGTCCCCGTCGAGTGGAACGACCGCCCCGACTCGACTGTCCATCCGTTCTGGACGACCGTCGAGCTCGCGGTCGCGGTCTGTTCGATCCGGTATCGGTCACAGGTCGACGGGAGAGACGCCACAGCCACGAACAGACAGCCGACCACCGCCTCGACGGTGTACTACCCGGAGAACGATGAGCGCTGA
- a CDS encoding DolP-mannose mannosyltransferase — MRAHAGQIPKSKSELYERIDTHWFWVLLVGSGLVVAVATLVQFARSPFYVHKDSALFQHAGWSILNGADLYVDIWDLKPPLIYFVTTLLAALSFGNMAVLHVLSVIVAAGAVTAGVTLLGVLTHRLTGDGFASVVAGATMFVLASIYSFPYAGIRPKYFAFLCAVGALLLAVDERPFLAGAVGAMSAGFWQLGAPVALLAVGIGLQRGGREGLLRTIGGGVTVTILTVAPFVVQGHTIPLFVEVVLAPVYGVEGYTAVGRLLRFVLEIGYGVLIVPVAVYGWTLAVADDYREYWWVAAGGGLYLFQLFLEFQGAIELVLVFVFLSLGVGLVVADRSAPSQRSLLAGFIILLVVTSGAWHMAPGVSNAPEPPLQDAVEAEYEQWDVPAYDSLPDDPEGWPSMDTIYWEKLQPEQCHYRLGHKQKYFEQQTGGTLEKSTCGQWPFEQPPVQWFGDALTP, encoded by the coding sequence ATGCGAGCACACGCTGGGCAGATCCCGAAGAGCAAATCCGAACTCTACGAACGGATCGACACGCACTGGTTTTGGGTGCTTCTCGTCGGGTCGGGGCTCGTGGTGGCGGTGGCGACGCTCGTCCAGTTCGCTCGGTCGCCGTTTTACGTCCACAAGGATTCCGCGCTGTTTCAGCACGCGGGCTGGTCGATTCTCAACGGCGCCGACCTCTACGTCGATATCTGGGACTTAAAGCCGCCGCTTATCTACTTCGTGACGACGCTGTTGGCTGCGCTCTCCTTCGGAAACATGGCAGTGTTGCACGTCCTTAGCGTGATCGTCGCCGCTGGAGCGGTCACCGCTGGTGTGACGCTGCTGGGCGTGCTCACCCACCGGCTGACAGGTGATGGCTTCGCGAGCGTCGTCGCGGGAGCGACGATGTTCGTGCTCGCTTCGATCTACTCGTTCCCCTACGCCGGGATCAGACCGAAGTATTTCGCCTTCCTCTGTGCCGTCGGCGCGTTGCTTCTGGCCGTCGACGAGCGGCCGTTCCTCGCGGGTGCAGTCGGAGCGATGAGCGCCGGGTTCTGGCAACTCGGCGCTCCGGTCGCCTTGCTGGCTGTCGGGATCGGCCTCCAGCGAGGAGGGCGCGAGGGACTGCTACGAACGATCGGCGGAGGCGTTACCGTGACGATACTCACCGTCGCCCCGTTCGTAGTCCAGGGGCATACGATACCGCTGTTCGTCGAGGTCGTCCTCGCACCGGTATACGGTGTCGAGGGGTACACCGCGGTCGGTCGGCTGCTCCGGTTCGTCCTCGAGATCGGTTACGGCGTGTTGATCGTCCCGGTAGCAGTGTACGGCTGGACCCTCGCAGTCGCGGACGATTACCGCGAGTACTGGTGGGTGGCAGCCGGCGGCGGACTCTATCTCTTCCAACTGTTTCTCGAGTTTCAGGGGGCGATCGAACTCGTCCTCGTGTTCGTCTTCCTGTCGCTCGGTGTCGGGTTGGTCGTCGCCGACAGATCGGCGCCCTCACAGCGTTCGCTGCTCGCGGGTTTCATCATCCTCTTGGTCGTGACCAGCGGCGCCTGGCACATGGCCCCCGGGGTCTCGAACGCCCCCGAACCGCCGCTTCAAGACGCGGTCGAAGCGGAGTACGAGCAGTGGGACGTCCCCGCGTACGACTCGCTGCCGGACGATCCGGAGGGGTGGCCGTCGATGGACACGATCTACTGGGAGAAACTCCAGCCCGAACAGTGTCACTACCGGCTCGGACACAAACAGAAGTACTTCGAGCAACAGACCGGCGGCACGTTAGAGAAATCGACCTGCGGACAGTGGCCGTTCGAACAACCGCCGGTTCAGTGGTTCGGTGACGCTCTCACGCCCTGA
- a CDS encoding AI-2E family transporter, producing MTDTPNTPDWIAEQPGLTAIALLAGLLAVFVLLPYLQYVLFGIVLAYILLPVQDRVEQYLRPTIAATTVVVATFLAVLIPLVYTITVATRQSLSIVRAIRQGDINVETIENVFETNGYAVDLVSLYEANQGRIASGIQEVTNAALGLVGSLPKMFIGLTVTVFVLFALLRDGKRLVAWFQWVLPIDDEILEELRVGLDQLMWASVVGNVAVAGIQSILLGIGLAVAGVPAVIFLTVATFILTLLPLVGAFGIWIPAAVYLVTVQRPTAAVAMIVYGLLVTFSDTYLRPALIGQTAAFNSAIVVIGIFGGLIVFGAVGLFIGPVVLGGAKLTLDCFARERTTDTKAERSVEWMEPRSTEPETAGGGDSSVDSDGNDHSSSE from the coding sequence ATGACCGATACACCGAACACGCCGGACTGGATCGCCGAACAGCCCGGCCTCACCGCGATCGCCCTGCTGGCCGGGCTGCTCGCCGTGTTCGTTCTCCTGCCGTACCTCCAGTACGTGCTGTTCGGCATCGTGCTCGCATATATTCTCCTTCCCGTTCAGGACCGCGTAGAGCAGTACCTCAGGCCGACGATCGCGGCGACCACCGTAGTTGTAGCGACCTTCCTCGCTGTACTCATCCCGCTCGTCTATACCATCACGGTAGCGACACGACAATCACTGAGTATCGTTCGCGCTATCAGACAGGGGGATATCAACGTGGAGACGATCGAAAACGTGTTCGAAACCAACGGCTACGCCGTCGATCTCGTCTCGCTGTACGAGGCGAACCAGGGTCGAATCGCCTCCGGCATTCAGGAGGTGACGAACGCCGCACTCGGCCTCGTCGGAAGCCTCCCGAAGATGTTTATCGGACTGACGGTAACGGTGTTCGTGCTGTTTGCCCTCCTGCGGGACGGCAAACGATTGGTCGCGTGGTTTCAGTGGGTGTTGCCGATCGACGACGAGATCCTCGAGGAACTGCGCGTCGGGCTGGACCAACTCATGTGGGCGTCGGTCGTCGGGAACGTCGCCGTGGCGGGCATTCAGTCGATACTGCTCGGGATCGGGCTGGCCGTCGCCGGCGTCCCGGCGGTCATCTTTCTCACCGTGGCCACCTTCATCCTCACGCTGTTGCCGCTCGTCGGCGCGTTCGGGATCTGGATTCCGGCAGCCGTCTATCTCGTGACAGTTCAACGGCCGACCGCCGCCGTCGCGATGATCGTCTACGGACTGTTGGTCACGTTCTCGGATACGTACCTCCGACCGGCCTTGATCGGGCAGACCGCGGCGTTTAACTCCGCGATCGTGGTCATCGGTATCTTCGGGGGGCTCATCGTCTTCGGAGCCGTCGGGCTGTTTATCGGCCCGGTCGTCCTCGGCGGCGCAAAACTCACCCTCGATTGCTTCGCTCGAGAACGAACCACCGACACGAAGGCAGAACGGTCGGTCGAGTGGATGGAGCCTCGGTCGACGGAACCGGAGACGGCGGGAGGGGGAGACAGTTCCGTCGACTCGGACGGGAACGATCACTCGTCGTCCGAGTGA
- a CDS encoding 2-phosphosulfolactate phosphatase gives MDELADSTLESKLLETIIPSRAAIPDDPGPGNYVVVDVAQFSTTVPELLANGAEYIYVTEQRGNEPEFKAAHPRAKIGGGSGPDYEGEPGYDFFNSPSFVQDVDVDGRPTAMTSTNGGNAITDLRLAGGDNVDIYVGGLTNGRAVAEHLRESDRETYLVAAGSNGKPSPEDTVGTLVIGHHLHGIAITDERREAFRQVVQYAKGPKYENKPEIKRTDLYEYTLAFDSRTVVPKLQGQRLYDIASAENDLGLPACDLATADDEDDADGKVETY, from the coding sequence ATGGACGAACTCGCCGATAGCACGCTGGAATCGAAACTACTCGAGACGATCATCCCCTCGCGGGCAGCGATTCCCGACGATCCGGGTCCCGGAAACTACGTGGTCGTCGACGTCGCTCAGTTTTCGACGACCGTTCCCGAACTTCTCGCAAACGGTGCGGAGTACATCTACGTTACCGAACAACGCGGGAACGAACCCGAATTCAAAGCGGCCCATCCTCGAGCGAAGATCGGTGGCGGCTCCGGCCCCGACTACGAGGGCGAACCCGGATACGACTTCTTCAACTCGCCGAGTTTCGTCCAGGACGTAGACGTCGACGGGCGGCCGACGGCGATGACGTCGACGAATGGCGGGAACGCGATCACCGACCTTCGACTCGCCGGCGGCGACAATGTCGACATCTACGTCGGCGGCCTGACCAACGGCAGGGCCGTCGCCGAGCACCTACGGGAGAGCGACCGCGAGACGTACCTCGTCGCCGCCGGATCGAACGGGAAACCCTCGCCAGAGGACACCGTCGGCACGCTGGTCATCGGTCATCACCTCCACGGGATCGCGATCACGGACGAACGGCGCGAGGCGTTTCGACAGGTCGTCCAGTACGCCAAAGGACCGAAGTACGAGAACAAACCCGAGATCAAGCGAACGGACCTCTACGAGTACACCCTCGCGTTCGATAGCCGTACCGTCGTGCCCAAACTCCAGGGTCAGCGATTGTACGATATTGCTTCGGCAGAGAACGATCTCGGCCTCCCGGCGTGCGATCTTGCTACAGCAGACGACGAAGATGATGCCGACGGAAAAGTGGAGACGTATTGA
- a CDS encoding cytochrome P450: MTDETRRDETPPGPSGLPVLGADPAMVRDGLDFRTRIADEYGDVVHWDGIRGDMYQLNHPDDIEHVLVQNNQNYVKGESFQKILGPLTGNGILNSEGEEWRRNRHLVQPAFHPDRIEVYAEMMTDFTEDLCERWSDGERRLIHDDMMELTLRIVAKALLGADVEDRLEEISSAIDTFLPATSSLPNVLLPEEVPLPSRRKMANARETLDDVVEDIIRERRADPGDDVVSALLSAADDDGTSLSDEQIHDEIITLLTAGHETTAVSLTYTAYLLSQHPKVEQRLVAELEAVLGGRTPEMSDLSQLTYTEQVVKESMRLFPPVPAIVREAVSPDTVGGYEIPAGATVHLSQWVVHRDPRWYDDARTFRPERWTSEMERELPKLAYFPFAAGPRRCIGDRFAMLEARLLLATIYQRYHLELVSDRNLEVVPTVTSRPKDDVVMVAHERSTD, encoded by the coding sequence ATGACAGACGAGACGCGACGGGACGAAACGCCGCCCGGCCCGAGCGGACTACCGGTCCTCGGGGCGGATCCAGCGATGGTACGGGACGGTCTGGATTTCAGGACGCGAATCGCGGACGAGTACGGCGACGTCGTCCACTGGGACGGGATCCGGGGCGATATGTACCAGCTCAATCACCCGGACGATATCGAACACGTCCTCGTCCAGAACAACCAGAACTACGTGAAAGGCGAGAGCTTCCAGAAGATTCTGGGGCCGCTGACCGGCAACGGGATCTTAAACAGCGAGGGCGAGGAGTGGCGGCGAAACCGCCACCTCGTACAGCCGGCGTTCCACCCCGATCGGATCGAGGTGTACGCCGAGATGATGACCGACTTCACCGAGGATCTCTGCGAGCGGTGGTCCGACGGCGAGCGACGACTGATCCACGACGACATGATGGAGCTCACGCTACGGATCGTCGCGAAGGCCCTCCTGGGTGCCGACGTGGAGGATCGCCTCGAGGAGATATCCTCGGCCATCGACACCTTCCTCCCGGCGACCTCGAGCCTCCCGAACGTCCTCCTTCCGGAAGAAGTTCCTCTCCCGTCCCGTCGGAAGATGGCGAACGCACGCGAGACCCTCGACGACGTCGTCGAGGACATCATCCGGGAGCGACGGGCCGATCCCGGCGACGACGTCGTCTCGGCGCTCCTTTCGGCGGCCGACGACGACGGAACGTCCCTCAGTGACGAGCAGATCCACGACGAGATCATCACGCTGCTGACCGCCGGTCACGAGACGACGGCCGTCTCGCTGACCTACACGGCGTACCTCCTCTCACAGCACCCGAAGGTCGAACAGCGACTTGTAGCGGAACTCGAGGCGGTGCTTGGCGGACGGACGCCGGAGATGAGCGATCTTTCACAGTTGACCTATACTGAACAGGTAGTCAAGGAGTCGATGCGACTGTTTCCGCCGGTGCCGGCCATCGTCCGCGAGGCGGTCTCGCCCGATACCGTCGGCGGCTACGAGATTCCCGCGGGGGCGACGGTCCACCTGAGCCAGTGGGTCGTCCACCGAGATCCGCGCTGGTACGACGACGCCCGCACGTTCCGACCCGAGCGCTGGACCAGCGAGATGGAACGCGAGCTTCCGAAGCTGGCGTATTTCCCGTTCGCGGCCGGGCCGAGACGGTGCATCGGCGACCGCTTTGCCATGCTCGAGGCCCGGCTCCTGCTCGCGACGATCTACCAGCGATACCACCTCGAACTGGTCTCCGACCGGAATCTCGAGGTCGTCCCGACCGTCACCTCGCGACCGAAAGACGACGTCGTGATGGTCGCCCACGAACGATCGACTGACTGA
- a CDS encoding SHOCT domain-containing protein: MERPAPLERASEHLAEVLALVSMGVAVVGATLEIEWLLLVDAIGFVVGTPLAFLLEGDDETGPKQGIEVDGATRQQRDPVETLKTRYAEGTISDEEFERDVGRLLEGAAPDKDDGPTREPSVADEGPPETDAVRIEDAELDREPN, encoded by the coding sequence ATGGAACGCCCGGCCCCGCTCGAGCGCGCCTCCGAGCACCTCGCCGAAGTCCTCGCCCTCGTCTCGATGGGAGTGGCGGTCGTCGGTGCGACGCTCGAGATCGAGTGGCTCTTGCTCGTCGATGCCATCGGATTCGTCGTCGGAACGCCCCTCGCGTTCCTCCTCGAGGGCGACGACGAGACGGGTCCAAAGCAGGGTATCGAAGTCGACGGTGCCACTCGCCAGCAGAGGGACCCGGTAGAGACGCTCAAAACGCGGTACGCGGAGGGAACGATCTCCGACGAGGAATTCGAGCGAGACGTGGGCCGACTGCTCGAGGGAGCAGCGCCCGACAAGGACGACGGGCCGACTCGAGAGCCGTCTGTAGCCGACGAGGGCCCGCCAGAGACGGACGCCGTTCGAATCGAAGACGCAGAGCTCGACCGCGAGCCGAACTAA
- a CDS encoding ATP-binding protein encodes MGCPAVSDEREVVVGEASDGTDVTIPVVELLTGRGFVTGKSGSGKSNTASVIAEELLEAGFPLLIVDTDGEYYGLKEEYEMLHAGADEECDIQIGPEHAEQMATLALEENVPVILDVSGYLDEEVANELLRETARQLFVKEKKLKKPFLLVVEEVHEYIPEGGGMDETGKLLIKIGKRGRKHGLGILGISQRPADVKKDFITQANWLVWHRLTWENDTKVVGRIIDSEYSELVSELDDGQAYVQTDWNDVDVRKIQFRRKRTFDAGATPGLDDFERPELKSVSDALVGDLQKISERKQREESRIEELERNLEKRGDRIEELEEELQNARDISSVAQQMAEALQNPDTVQTELPQSNDEIRRLHDELVELESTQEELESQLEEKDHVIDILQDKLEAQRGRTENLAKRNRALKDRIESLEGDSSDQPIVQAGGDDFEFGYADVPEELTVANSQIIVADEKQDVDELLETTPIDDRLTAACERSRCSLETSRRVVKTLAQGGPLTTVEVADRVDRSTVAVQSLLSELRTQGILCRPSERTYQLESEILEALSATGTDD; translated from the coding sequence ATGGGGTGCCCTGCAGTGAGTGACGAGCGTGAGGTCGTCGTCGGCGAAGCGTCGGACGGTACCGACGTCACGATTCCGGTCGTCGAGTTGCTGACCGGACGGGGGTTCGTGACCGGAAAGTCCGGCAGCGGGAAGTCGAATACGGCGTCGGTGATCGCCGAGGAACTCCTCGAGGCCGGATTCCCGCTTTTGATCGTCGACACCGACGGCGAGTACTACGGGCTCAAAGAGGAGTACGAGATGCTTCACGCCGGAGCGGACGAGGAGTGTGACATCCAGATCGGCCCGGAACACGCAGAGCAGATGGCGACGCTCGCACTCGAGGAAAACGTCCCGGTTATCCTCGACGTGTCGGGATACTTAGACGAGGAGGTCGCGAACGAACTCCTCCGGGAGACGGCCCGACAGCTGTTCGTCAAGGAAAAGAAGCTCAAGAAACCGTTCCTGCTGGTCGTCGAGGAAGTTCACGAGTACATTCCCGAAGGTGGCGGCATGGACGAGACGGGCAAGTTGCTGATCAAAATCGGCAAGCGCGGTCGAAAGCACGGACTCGGGATCCTGGGAATCAGCCAGCGACCGGCGGACGTCAAGAAGGACTTCATCACGCAGGCCAACTGGCTCGTCTGGCATCGTCTCACGTGGGAAAATGACACCAAGGTCGTCGGCCGGATCATCGACAGCGAGTACTCCGAACTCGTCTCGGAACTCGACGACGGACAGGCGTACGTCCAGACCGACTGGAACGACGTCGACGTGCGCAAGATCCAGTTCCGCCGCAAACGGACGTTCGACGCCGGCGCGACGCCCGGCCTCGACGACTTCGAGCGGCCGGAGCTCAAATCGGTCTCCGACGCGCTGGTGGGGGATCTCCAGAAGATTTCCGAGCGAAAGCAACGAGAGGAGAGCCGGATCGAGGAACTCGAGCGCAACCTCGAGAAGCGCGGCGACCGAATCGAAGAGCTCGAAGAGGAACTGCAGAATGCACGCGACATCTCGAGCGTCGCCCAGCAGATGGCAGAGGCCTTGCAGAATCCCGATACGGTCCAGACGGAGTTACCCCAGTCGAACGACGAAATCCGACGGTTACACGACGAACTCGTCGAACTCGAGTCCACGCAGGAAGAGCTCGAATCGCAACTCGAGGAGAAAGATCACGTCATCGACATCCTTCAGGATAAACTCGAGGCCCAGCGCGGCAGAACTGAAAACCTCGCCAAGCGAAATCGAGCACTCAAAGATCGGATCGAGTCGCTCGAGGGAGATTCCTCCGACCAACCGATCGTACAAGCCGGCGGGGACGATTTCGAGTTCGGTTACGCTGACGTCCCGGAGGAACTGACCGTCGCGAACTCACAGATCATTGTTGCGGACGAGAAACAGGACGTCGACGAACTCCTCGAGACGACGCCGATCGACGATCGACTCACCGCCGCGTGCGAGCGGTCGCGCTGTTCGCTCGAGACGAGTCGCCGGGTCGTCAAAACGCTGGCCCAGGGCGGACCGCTAACCACCGTCGAGGTGGCGGATCGGGTCGATCGATCCACAGTTGCCGTTCAGAGTTTGCTTTCTGAACTCAGGACACAGGGCATCCTCTGTCGGCCATCCGAGCGAACGTACCAACTCGAGTCCGAGATTCTCGAGGCACTGTCTGCAACGGGAACGGACGACTAA
- a CDS encoding helix-turn-helix domain-containing protein: MRYATIVLGGENVQISPILNRFVGSDAVRIDSTRHIGPIEDGQHVVLVDLQGDLSTAEDLLADSSNVVRYDVTGTNGRGVAYLRCRSIGLIGDLLSILYAHDIVLDWPIHHAETPAGRRYRFTVIGTESGIQRAMAQVPDEISIELEKIGPYGTRPDQREAVLTDRQSDLLELAVEEGYYEVPRETTHRALAEELGLSVGTVSDRLQRIERRLVLAATD; encoded by the coding sequence GTGAGATACGCCACGATCGTTCTCGGGGGCGAAAACGTTCAGATATCGCCTATCCTGAATCGATTCGTCGGCTCGGACGCCGTCCGTATCGACTCCACGCGCCACATCGGACCGATCGAGGACGGCCAACACGTCGTCCTCGTCGACCTACAGGGCGATCTTTCCACCGCCGAGGACCTGCTCGCCGACTCGAGCAACGTCGTCCGTTACGACGTGACGGGGACGAACGGACGCGGCGTCGCGTACCTGCGCTGTCGGAGCATCGGGTTGATCGGCGACCTGCTGTCGATCCTCTACGCCCACGACATCGTTCTCGACTGGCCGATACACCACGCCGAAACGCCCGCCGGCCGGCGCTATCGATTCACCGTGATCGGAACCGAATCCGGAATCCAGCGCGCGATGGCGCAGGTTCCGGACGAGATCTCGATCGAACTCGAGAAGATCGGCCCGTACGGGACGCGGCCGGACCAGCGTGAGGCTGTCCTGACCGATCGGCAGTCGGACCTGCTCGAACTCGCCGTCGAGGAGGGCTACTACGAGGTCCCCCGCGAGACGACTCATCGAGCGCTCGCCGAGGAACTCGGCCTGTCGGTGGGAACGGTCAGCGATCGCCTCCAGCGAATCGAGCGCCGGCTGGTACTGGCTGCGACCGACTGA
- a CDS encoding GtrA family protein, with amino-acid sequence MSADSTIDSLIYLDRFKRFVSVGIVGAGIETVVFTVLTTVVGFGWIAAKGVGAELSISTMFLLNDRWTFTTSGTFSQGAFLRRWGKSHLVRAVGLTVGFVVLILLVRIPDFSLPVAGIDAWPTVANAIGIGVGMVFNYVAESLYTWQVA; translated from the coding sequence ATGAGCGCTGACTCGACGATCGATTCGCTGATCTATCTCGACAGGTTCAAGAGGTTCGTCTCGGTCGGCATCGTCGGAGCGGGCATCGAGACGGTCGTCTTTACGGTACTCACGACCGTCGTCGGGTTCGGTTGGATCGCAGCGAAAGGCGTCGGCGCGGAGCTTTCAATCTCGACGATGTTTCTCCTCAACGACCGGTGGACCTTCACGACTAGCGGGACGTTCTCACAGGGGGCATTTCTCCGGCGGTGGGGGAAATCGCACCTCGTTCGGGCGGTCGGACTCACCGTCGGGTTCGTCGTACTCATCCTGTTAGTGCGAATCCCGGATTTTTCGTTGCCAGTGGCCGGCATCGACGCCTGGCCGACCGTCGCGAACGCCATCGGCATCGGCGTCGGGATGGTCTTCAACTACGTCGCCGAGAGTCTGTACACCTGGCAAGTGGCCTGA